From the Candidatus Zixiibacteriota bacterium genome, one window contains:
- a CDS encoding rhodanese-like domain-containing protein: protein MYFKNPIIVLIAILTWTFAQAQVKSAKQIVEETEAQIEQISIDELKTKIDSDQEFILIDVRTEKEYLAGHVEGAVWIPSGKVKFATQKITEDPNVDIVIYCRARGQSALSVYALDEIGYEKVFNLDGGFKEWVNAGNSVFNMHGEIKVISFEEKEE from the coding sequence ATGTACTTCAAAAATCCTATCATTGTCTTAATCGCGATTCTTACTTGGACTTTTGCGCAAGCACAGGTAAAAAGTGCAAAGCAAATTGTGGAGGAAACGGAAGCACAAATCGAGCAGATTTCGATTGACGAGTTGAAGACGAAGATTGATTCAGACCAGGAGTTTATACTGATAGATGTCCGGACAGAGAAGGAGTATCTAGCCGGACATGTTGAAGGCGCTGTTTGGATTCCAAGTGGAAAAGTGAAATTTGCTACTCAAAAAATAACCGAGGATCCAAATGTTGACATAGTCATCTATTGTAGAGCTCGCGGGCAAAGCGCCTTGTCCGTCTATGCTCTCGATGAAATTGGCTATGAAAAAGTATTCAATTTGGATGGCGGATTCAAAGAGTGGGTAAACGCAGGAAATAGCGTTTTCAACATGCATGGTGAAATCAAAGTCATCAGTTTTGAAGAGAAGGAAGAGTAA
- a CDS encoding alpha/beta hydrolase has translation MFLKSLYRNSREEKGLSMHMNLLKLSIGLILLLALTGSLLISCQQKVETDLASTTPVVDSVASADGVMIHYEVSGDGEPTLVFVHGWSCDRSYWEKQVDEFDDTYEVVSVDMGGHGASGLGRDDWTLAAFGADVAAVVNKIDPDKVVLIGHSMGGEVNLEAARQLPDRIIGLIGVDTYHQFEMVYTQEQLEEFTTPFKANFAASMDDFVRAMFPKNADSTLVNRIATDMSSAPPEVAISALENYIDVHPADMLKEVRLPIRSINSDMWPTDLESNRKHAASFELKLMPGIGHFVQLEDPATFNRLLQETLDELTGKSGAPVDKE, from the coding sequence ATGTTTTTGAAATCTCTATATAGGAATTCTCGGGAAGAGAAGGGACTTTCTATGCATATGAATTTGCTAAAGCTGTCGATTGGTCTGATCTTGTTACTGGCTCTCACCGGTTCGCTTCTGATTTCGTGTCAGCAGAAGGTGGAAACGGATCTGGCTTCGACTACTCCGGTAGTAGACAGTGTAGCCTCAGCAGATGGCGTCATGATCCACTATGAAGTTAGCGGTGATGGTGAACCGACTCTGGTTTTTGTTCATGGCTGGAGTTGCGATAGAAGCTACTGGGAGAAACAGGTGGATGAGTTTGACGATACATATGAGGTTGTTTCAGTCGATATGGGGGGACATGGTGCATCGGGGCTTGGCAGAGATGATTGGACTTTGGCTGCGTTCGGTGCCGATGTGGCGGCGGTCGTTAACAAAATAGATCCTGACAAAGTGGTTTTGATTGGTCATTCGATGGGTGGTGAAGTGAATCTTGAGGCTGCCCGGCAATTACCCGATCGTATTATCGGTCTGATTGGAGTGGACACTTATCATCAGTTTGAAATGGTATACACACAGGAACAGTTGGAGGAATTCACAACTCCGTTTAAGGCTAACTTTGCAGCCAGTATGGATGATTTTGTTCGGGCCATGTTCCCCAAAAACGCTGACAGCACTCTGGTTAACAGGATTGCGACCGATATGAGTTCAGCTCCGCCAGAAGTTGCCATAAGTGCCCTTGAGAATTATATTGATGTTCACCCAGCAGATATGCTCAAGGAAGTCCGACTTCCGATTCGCAGCATCAATTCCGACATGTGGCCGACCGATCTTGAGTCCAATCGAAAACATGCAGCATCTTTTGAACTGAAGCTCATGCCTGGTATAGGGCACTTTGTCCAATTGGAGGATCCAGCTACATTCAACCGGCTGCTTCAAGAGACACTGGATGAATTGACCGGGAAATCTGGTGCACCTGTTGATAAGGAGTAG
- a CDS encoding carboxymuconolactone decarboxylase family protein, with amino-acid sequence MTSIRMIEEADAAGQTKSIYDEIRATLGIDFVPNMYRAMAVKPDFLEANWNKVKTVMQTPGKLDTLTKEIIAVAVSAVMGCHYULTVHTSAVRKLGLDDEGIVELMAVVDLFSGFNKLMDGLQMEMDEKPWYG; translated from the coding sequence GTGACGTCAATCAGAATGATCGAAGAGGCCGATGCCGCCGGCCAGACTAAATCAATCTACGATGAAATCAGAGCGACTCTTGGTATCGATTTCGTCCCCAATATGTACCGAGCGATGGCGGTCAAGCCGGACTTCCTGGAGGCAAACTGGAACAAAGTAAAGACTGTTATGCAGACTCCGGGAAAGCTGGATACGCTCACCAAAGAGATCATTGCCGTCGCCGTGTCCGCTGTAATGGGTTGTCACTACTGACTAACGGTGCATACTTCCGCGGTGCGGAAACTCGGACTGGATGACGAGGGCATTGTTGAACTGATGGCGGTGGTCGATCTGTTCAGTGGGTTCAACAAGCTCATGGATGGACTGCAGATGGAGATGGATGAGAAGCCATGGTACGGTTGA
- a CDS encoding cupin domain-containing protein, giving the protein MKNLKLVCIYVIIGTIGLGLYDLGFSEEQKKPEIRKLLHNQLSKQLADSCDAIIDYVKMPANTTLQWHRHPGEAFHYYLEGQVTIEIEGNESIQGTPGTVGHVPYRALHRAITGESGATVIVFRVHHEDEPIQYTDDPDSKTQ; this is encoded by the coding sequence ATGAAAAACCTGAAGCTCGTCTGTATTTACGTTATTATTGGGACAATCGGACTTGGTTTGTACGACCTCGGATTTTCTGAGGAACAAAAAAAACCCGAGATAAGAAAGTTGCTTCACAATCAACTCTCCAAGCAACTGGCTGATAGTTGCGACGCGATCATAGACTATGTTAAGATGCCAGCGAACACAACTCTTCAATGGCATCGACACCCAGGGGAAGCGTTTCATTATTATCTTGAAGGGCAAGTGACTATCGAAATCGAGGGTAATGAATCAATTCAAGGCACACCTGGTACAGTTGGTCATGTGCCCTATCGAGCACTACATCGTGCGATCACTGGAGAGAGTGGCGCCACGGTGATAGTTTTTCGTGTACATCACGAGGATGAGCCGATTCAGTACACTGATGATCCGGATTCCAAGACTCAATAA
- a CDS encoding NAD(P)-dependent alcohol dehydrogenase, whose amino-acid sequence MKAIMRTKYGSPDVLELLDTNKPDPTDNQVLLRVHAAAVNPLDWHVLRGEPFLVRLMGFGLLKPKHQILGADMAGRVEAVGKNVTQFKPGDEVFGSSMGGFAEYARVGEDKLVLKPEAITFEQAAAVPVAGITALQGLRDHGRIQAGHHVLINGASGGVGSFAVQIAKAMGAHVTGVCSGRNLEMVRSIGADQVIDYTEEEFWQSGKEYDLILDNAAFQSISKSLHALKATGVYVLVGGSSSIASILGSLILNPLISRMKGRKLVSFIANVNQQDLAVLKELLETGKVVPVVDRKYSLGETPEAIRHVEEGHTRGKVVVTVHQ is encoded by the coding sequence TTGAAAGCTATAATGCGCACCAAGTACGGATCGCCGGATGTACTTGAATTACTGGACACAAATAAGCCCGATCCGACGGACAATCAAGTACTCCTAAGAGTGCATGCGGCAGCGGTGAACCCGCTTGACTGGCATGTTCTACGCGGGGAGCCGTTTCTGGTACGACTAATGGGCTTTGGACTTCTGAAACCGAAACACCAGATACTCGGAGCCGATATGGCCGGCCGGGTTGAAGCTGTTGGTAAGAATGTAACTCAGTTTAAGCCGGGTGACGAAGTCTTTGGTTCGAGTATGGGTGGATTCGCAGAATATGCTCGTGTTGGCGAGGACAAATTGGTGCTAAAGCCTGAAGCCATAACTTTTGAGCAGGCGGCGGCTGTACCGGTTGCGGGTATCACGGCGTTGCAGGGTCTTCGAGACCATGGGCGGATACAGGCAGGGCATCATGTGTTGATCAACGGCGCCTCGGGAGGTGTAGGCAGTTTTGCCGTTCAGATTGCCAAGGCGATGGGCGCTCATGTGACCGGCGTGTGTAGCGGGCGGAACCTGGAAATGGTTCGGTCGATTGGCGCAGACCAAGTGATCGATTACACGGAAGAAGAGTTCTGGCAAAGTGGGAAGGAATACGATCTGATACTTGACAATGCAGCGTTCCAATCGATTAGTAAGTCTCTGCACGCCTTGAAGGCAACCGGCGTATATGTTCTGGTTGGTGGCTCCTCATCTATTGCGAGTATTCTGGGGTCGCTGATTCTCAATCCTCTCATTTCAAGGATGAAGGGGAGAAAGCTTGTTTCATTCATAGCCAACGTGAATCAGCAAGATTTGGCTGTTCTCAAGGAACTGTTGGAAACCGGCAAAGTCGTGCCTGTCGTTGATCGGAAATACTCTTTGGGTGAAACTCCTGAGGCAATCCGACATGTGGAGGAAGGACACACCCGAGGAAAGGTAGTAGTTACCGTGCACCAATAG